cACGTGTCCAATGGGGGAAGTGCTATGAGTAAAGGGGGAAGGGATAGGAGGGAGCAGGGGTGAGGTGTCAATACAGGGTGTCAATACAGCTAGCTGGGCACCTCACTGTTCCCTTTGCTCAACGCCTGCTGTGGGCCAGGCCTTCAGTGACCCTGGCTTTGgtggcagaaaaaaatacaggaccAAGATCTCAAGAGTTTATCTGCTTCTTCCACTGACGTTTCATCCACCAAGCAGAATTCACTGGCACCAGTTTTTCAGTCCCTGGGCCGCAGAGCTCAAACCCAGCAGTCTCTGACCCCAAGTCCATGGCAGATGGAGGAATGAGACGCGGTGCAGTGGAAGTGGTAGGTCAGAAATGCAAGTTACCCCTCCTACCCACAAATGGGAAATGGTAGCTGCCCAGCCCCATGCAGCCTGGAGGCGGGGGCTGCACAGATCTTGGGATTACCAGTGCCCAGAGGATACCCAGTGGTATCCCACAGAATACCAGGCCTGCAGGGAGGCTGATCAGCTCAGCTAAGAAATGACACGTGCTGTAGTCTCAGAGTTGCTGTGCCCATTCAAATTCTAAAGACCGAAGACTTAGTCATTTCCCCTGTTGGATTTGATTAGCCCCAGGTTTCCCGAGTGCTTGACCACGCCATCCCCTGCTGCTTCTGCCTTGGAAGCACTTTGGGCAGTGCTGGGTCACAGGGTAGCATCTTAAGTCCCTCCAGTAAGTCAGAGAATGTCCTCGCTCACCAGAGTCATTGAGCATGTGATGCCTAGGGTTACAGTGCAGACCCCTGTTGTCCTTAGTCCTGAAACTGGGCACGtcacttaacctccctgagccaGAATGTGCTCAGCTGTAAAGACTGGCTAATAGAAGCTGCTCCTTAAGATTGTGGGATAAAGCGTCTAGGGCAGTAAGCATTGGCTAAATAAAGAGGGCCGACTggaacagtgcttctcaaaccttGCCTCTCTCTTCTCCAAAAATGCATAGCTGGTTTAACATAAGACTCCCTCTCCCATCATCTGGTAAAACTGAGCTCCAGGGAGACGCCTGTGTGCCCTTCCGACTCCACAGCCCTAGTGTGGGAAGTCTATTATGAGTTTCACTTTGTGTTACTCCAGGCCTCCTCTGTGAACCTGCCGCACTGGCTTCGCggcctgggagcttgttaaatgCAGACTCTCAGCACCGGGCCCGGCCTCCTGAATCAGCCTGCACTTAACAAGACCCCCGAGGTTTTTCACAGGCACatcaaagtttgagaagcactgctttaaCTCACTGTTTCTGAAAAAGATTCAGAGTCTCCCGGGGCGCTTTAAAATGCAGATGCCTGGGTCCCGCCCCCTCCAACTTTGATCACTGTGGCTGGAGTCCGGATATCAAGTTGAACCGCAGTGCCCTGGTGATGCTTTCACGTGTGAGCGCTGCCCTACCCGGGCCGGGTTCTAACTCGAGGTGCTGCTCAGCGCCGGGTTCAGAGGGCCCCTCTGCGGGGACGCTGCGCAGCCGCCCAGCAGCCAGCCGAGGAGGCGCGCGGGGCCCCGCCGTTCCTCGGGGCGGCTGCTGAGAGCTAAGGAGGAGGCCGAGCGGGCCGTGGAGGGggtgcggcggcggcggcggctgcttCCCGCGCCACCCAGCTCGCTGTCGTCCACCAGCACGCTCTCCAGCACCGTGCGCAGCGAGCGTCGCAGCTTGCGCAGCATGTCGGGGCAGGTGAGCACGTAGAGCACCGGGTTGGCCACGCTGTTGAAGAAGGCCAGGCTGGTGACGAAGGGCAGCCCGCGCCACACAAGCGGCCGCAACCCGCGGTTGGCGTGTGCCCGCGCCTCCAGCAGGCTGAACACGTGGTAGGGCCCCCAGCAGAGTGCGAAGGCCGCCACCACGGCCGCCACCAGGCGCACAAAGCGGCCGGGCCGCCGGCGTCCACGGTGCTGCAGTCGCAAGCTCACGGCCGCATGGCTCGAGGCGATGATCGCCAGCGGCACCAGGAAGGCCAGCAGGAACTTGCTGACTGCCAGGGCCGCCTGGCGGGAGTTGCACGTGGCGTCGCGGTCAGGCCCCGGGTTCAGGAGCAGCACGTTGTAGTAGCACATGATGCGCCCGTCCAGCCGTGAGATGGTGTCCCGGAACACGAAATAGGGCACCGTGTTGAGCACCGCTAGCACCCAGAGCACCAGGCAGACTTTGTGCGCTGCGGCCACGGTGCGGTGGTTCTGCGCCCACACCGGCCACACCACCTGCAGGCAGCGGTCCAGGCTGATGGCGCTGAGCAGGAAGCCGCTGGCAAACATGTTGAGAAAGAAGATGGAGGAATGCAGTTTGCAGAAGGTGGTGCCCAGCTCCCACGAGTGGCCCACGGCCAAGAAGTAGGTGAAGAAGGGCAGGGAAGCAGAGGCCAACAGGTCAGACAGTGCCAGGTGC
The genomic region above belongs to Papio anubis isolate 15944 chromosome 12, Panubis1.0, whole genome shotgun sequence and contains:
- the PTGDR2 gene encoding prostaglandin D2 receptor 2 — translated: MSANATLKPLCPILEEMSHLPSHSNTSIRYIDHAAVLLHGLASLLGLVENGVILFVVGCRMRQTVVTTWVLHLALSDLLASASLPFFTYFLAVGHSWELGTTFCKLHSSIFFLNMFASGFLLSAISLDRCLQVVWPVWAQNHRTVAAAHKVCLVLWVLAVLNTVPYFVFRDTISRLDGRIMCYYNVLLLNPGPDRDATCNSRQAALAVSKFLLAFLVPLAIIASSHAAVSLRLQHRGRRRPGRFVRLVAAVVAAFALCWGPYHVFSLLEARAHANRGLRPLVWRGLPFVTSLAFFNSVANPVLYVLTCPDMLRKLRRSLRTVLESVLVDDSELGGAGSSRRRRRTPSTARSASSLALSSRPEERRGPARLLGWLLGGCAASPQRGPLNPALSSTSS